The DNA window GCGTAGCGCCGAGGTCCTGCTCGACTGGCTGCGTGTCATCTGGCTCACACCGGCGATGGACTCGCTCTTCACCGGCCCCTCCGCCGATCGTCGCCGCTTTCTCGACCGGCTGGTTCTGGCGATCGATTCTGCCCATGGTCGCCGGGCGGCCGATTACGAGAAGGCCATGCGCTCGCGCAACCGGCTCTTCGCCGACGATGTGCGGGATGACGCCTGGTTCGACGCCATCGAGACGCAGATGGCCGAAACCGGCGTGGCGATCGCAGCGGCCCGGGCCGAGATGCTGCGGCTTCTTGTTTCCATGATCGAGCGCCTGCCGGCGGAAGGCCCTTTCCCTAAGGCGCTCCTCGCGCTGGAAGGCTCTGTGGACGAGGCGGTCGCCCTAAGACCCGCTGTCGACGTGGAGGAGGAATTCCGCGCCCGCCTGCGTGATGAACGAGCGCGCGACCGCGCGGCGGGACGCGCGCTCGAAGGACCGCACCGGAGCGAGCTTCTGGTACGCCACGCGCCCAAGGACATGCCGGCCGAAAGCTGTTCGACGGGCGAGCAGAAGGCGCTGCTCGTGGGACTGGTGCTCGCCCACGCGCGGCTGACGGCGGAACTGTCGGGCATGACGCCGGTCCTCCTGCTCGACGAGATTTCCGCTCATTTCGATGCCGACCGGCGGACCGCTCTCTTCGATATTCTCGAAGACCTCAACTGCCAGGCCTTCATGACCGGCACGGAGCCAACGCTTTTCTCCAGCCTCGATGGCCGGGCACAGTTTCTCACCGTATCCGGCGGCACGATTGAGCCGGCCTGACATCCCCGAGCGCAGGCGCTATGGTTCGCCCATGAGTGATGCCATTCTTTCCGATGAAGAGCTGGAGCGCTATGCGCGCCACATCGTGCTGCCGGAGATCGGCGGGGCGGGTCAGCAGAAGCTGAAGCGCGCGCGGGTCCTGGTGCTCGGTGCAGGCGGGCTCGGCGCGCCGGTGCTGCAATATCTGGCGGCAGCGGGCGTGGGCGCGCTCGGCATCGTGGATGATGACCGCGTCTCGCTATCGAACCTGCAGCGCCAGGTCATCCATCCGACCGAGGCTGTCGGCGCACTGAAGGCCGAGAGTGCCGGGGCGGCGATCGCGCAGTTGAACCCGCATGTGACGGTGGAAACGCATTTGCTCCGCCTCCACTCCGAAAACGCCGGGCCGCTCATCGCCCGCTACGACGTGGTGGTGGACGGCTCGGACAATTTCGAGACACGCTATGTGCTTGCCGACGCGTGTGCCGAGGCGCGGGTGCCGCTGGTGACGGCGGCGGTGGGGCGCTTCGACGGTTCCCTCACCGTGCTCAAGCCCTATGAGGCAGGGGCGGATGGCAAGCCGTTCCCTTCCTATCGCGACCTCTTCCCGGAAGCCCCCCCGCCGGGGCTTGTGCCCACCTGCGCCGAAGCCGGAATCGTCGGAGCGCTGACGGGCGTCATGGGCACGCTGCAAGCCATGGAAGCCATCAAGCTCGTCACCGGCATCGGTGAGCCGCTGGTAGGGCGCCTCCTTCTCTATGACGGGCTCGCCGCCCGGTTCGAAACGGTGCGCTACGGCCCGAAGCGGGGCTGATGGCTATACCGCCGCCTTCCTCAGCGCCTCGATGTTCCGGCGATAGGCGGCTTCGCCTTGTCCCTTGAAGATCGAGGAGCCTGCGACCAGAACATTGGCGCCCGCGGCGACCACGGCGCCCGCATTTTCGGTGGAAATGCCACCATCCA is part of the Chelativorans sp. AA-79 genome and encodes:
- the recF gene encoding DNA replication/repair protein RecF, translated to MTRTLPGAEDGRPAQVHLARLTLTNFRNYASLALDLAPGAVVLTGENGAGKTNLLEAVSFLSPGRGLRRATLEEVARIGSGDGFAVHAEVEGPQGTRRIGTGTAGADGGVPVRRVRIDGEPQRSAEVLLDWLRVIWLTPAMDSLFTGPSADRRRFLDRLVLAIDSAHGRRAADYEKAMRSRNRLFADDVRDDAWFDAIETQMAETGVAIAAARAEMLRLLVSMIERLPAEGPFPKALLALEGSVDEAVALRPAVDVEEEFRARLRDERARDRAAGRALEGPHRSELLVRHAPKDMPAESCSTGEQKALLVGLVLAHARLTAELSGMTPVLLLDEISAHFDADRRTALFDILEDLNCQAFMTGTEPTLFSSLDGRAQFLTVSGGTIEPA
- a CDS encoding molybdopterin-synthase adenylyltransferase MoeB, yielding MSDAILSDEELERYARHIVLPEIGGAGQQKLKRARVLVLGAGGLGAPVLQYLAAAGVGALGIVDDDRVSLSNLQRQVIHPTEAVGALKAESAGAAIAQLNPHVTVETHLLRLHSENAGPLIARYDVVVDGSDNFETRYVLADACAEARVPLVTAAVGRFDGSLTVLKPYEAGADGKPFPSYRDLFPEAPPPGLVPTCAEAGIVGALTGVMGTLQAMEAIKLVTGIGEPLVGRLLLYDGLAARFETVRYGPKRG